The Nocardia terpenica genome has a segment encoding these proteins:
- a CDS encoding type II toxin-antitoxin system VapC family toxin, with translation MPRTDTPPTTLVDSCVIFDLLTEDPRWSAWSENALADAADEGPLAINPLIYAEISADFTTIEELDEALPPSDYRREPLPWEAGFLAGQAFLLYRRRGGAKRSPIADFYIGAHAAVRGYRILTRDTRRYSSYFPTVSLISPG, from the coding sequence GTGCCGAGGACTGACACGCCCCCGACGACACTCGTCGACTCCTGCGTGATCTTCGATCTGCTGACCGAGGATCCCCGGTGGTCCGCCTGGTCGGAGAACGCCCTCGCCGACGCCGCCGACGAAGGTCCCCTGGCCATCAATCCCTTGATCTACGCGGAGATTTCGGCGGACTTCACCACGATCGAAGAACTCGACGAGGCCCTGCCGCCCAGCGACTACCGGCGCGAACCGCTGCCCTGGGAGGCGGGTTTTCTAGCGGGACAAGCCTTCCTGCTGTACCGCAGGCGCGGCGGCGCGAAACGATCGCCCATCGCCGACTTCTACATCGGCGCCCACGCGGCCGTCCGCGGCTATCGAATCCTGACCAGGGACACCCGGCGCTATTCGTCCTATTTCCCGACGGTGTCGCTGATCAGCCCCGGCTGA
- a CDS encoding AbrB/MazE/SpoVT family DNA-binding domain-containing protein, giving the protein MRITSKGQVTVPSPIRQQLGWHEGTEVDFVVDGNAVRIVRVQGSETHGRALARKLKGRGGASGMSTDELMRLLRAED; this is encoded by the coding sequence ATGCGAATCACGTCCAAGGGGCAGGTCACCGTCCCCAGCCCGATCCGGCAGCAGCTCGGGTGGCACGAAGGCACCGAGGTCGACTTCGTCGTGGACGGCAATGCCGTGCGCATCGTTCGAGTCCAGGGCAGCGAAACCCACGGCCGCGCCCTGGCCCGGAAGCTCAAGGGCCGCGGTGGCGCCAGCGGCATGAGCACCGACGAGCTCATGAGGCTGTTGCGTGCCGAGGACTGA
- a CDS encoding TetR/AcrR family transcriptional regulator: MRSENGPDGQRRSFIEEARRRQIIAAAVEVISEVGYQGASLARIAKRAGISKGVISYHFEGKDDLMTQLVIQLYVSGGEFVGPAVGKATGARAKMLAYLDANLTFLDDNRDYVTALTEVVLSLRNPDGSLRFASSEGEGDIINPLIEILRDGQSAGEFGEFDPIMMAKAMRDTIDGAAGRFIREQDWDMRKYSAEVCRIFDLATRKEKDR; the protein is encoded by the coding sequence ATGCGGTCAGAAAATGGTCCGGATGGTCAGAGGAGGTCGTTCATCGAGGAGGCGCGGCGGCGGCAGATCATTGCGGCGGCGGTGGAGGTGATATCCGAGGTGGGGTATCAGGGGGCCTCGCTGGCGCGGATCGCCAAGCGGGCGGGGATCTCGAAGGGGGTGATCTCATATCACTTCGAGGGCAAGGACGATCTGATGACGCAGTTGGTCATCCAGCTGTACGTCTCGGGTGGGGAGTTCGTCGGGCCCGCGGTCGGGAAGGCGACCGGGGCGCGCGCGAAGATGCTGGCCTATCTGGATGCGAATCTGACCTTCCTGGACGACAACCGCGACTACGTGACCGCGCTCACCGAAGTGGTGCTGTCGCTGCGTAATCCGGACGGGAGCCTGAGGTTCGCCTCCTCCGAGGGCGAGGGGGACATCATCAATCCGCTCATCGAGATTCTGCGGGACGGCCAGAGTGCCGGGGAGTTCGGCGAATTCGATCCGATCATGATGGCCAAGGCCATGCGCGACACCATCGACGGCGCGGCGGGGCGCTTCATCCGGGAACAGGACTGGGACATGCGGAAATACTCCGCGGAGGTGTGCCGGATCTTCGATCTGGCCACGCGGAAGGAAAAGGACCGATGA
- a CDS encoding ArnT family glycosyltransferase — translation MTTAVESGVPQRDIRQESAPYATVGVAVVAGVAAVALLLTIGRYGFFGDELYFISAGRRLTVGYADQGPAVPAIARLMDLLAPGSLVAQRLPGVLLTVVAIAVTAQIAREFGGSRRAQVLAALGYAVAPFLLIQGGQLSTNVVDIALWVVISWLIVRWVRTRRDVLLLWAGAVTALDMQVKWLIPFFWVALAVGVLAFGPRELLRRPALWWGAALVVVTMVPSLIWQAGHGWPQLAMGAQVSAEMGGDGGRLLFVPMALYAAGGWGLLLLCVGLWALLRAEALRPYRFLGVVPLVLMVAFVVTNGRPYYVMGCYPVVMAAGAVWWARAVMPRWRMIVAVVTIASSVPFVVLGLPVTPEQDLKPAASEPDSAAMFVNGKFGWSDLAQGAAAAYAALPEARRAHAVIVTNSYWQAAALDNDRDRYGLPAVYSPNRGFGYFGAPPDSAITVLWVGGRESDLRSRFATVTPIGRVDARLGYPGVTRDVTIWRCDDPRRPWSQAWAGMRRL, via the coding sequence ATGACAACGGCAGTGGAATCCGGTGTGCCGCAACGCGATATCCGGCAGGAGAGTGCGCCGTACGCGACGGTGGGCGTCGCGGTGGTGGCCGGGGTGGCGGCGGTCGCGCTGCTGCTCACCATCGGACGCTACGGATTCTTCGGCGACGAGCTGTATTTCATCTCGGCGGGCCGCCGGCTGACGGTCGGCTATGCCGATCAGGGGCCCGCGGTACCGGCCATCGCCCGGCTGATGGATCTGCTCGCTCCGGGATCGCTGGTGGCGCAACGACTTCCGGGGGTCCTGCTGACGGTGGTAGCGATCGCGGTCACCGCGCAGATCGCCCGCGAATTCGGTGGTTCGCGCCGGGCGCAGGTGCTGGCCGCGCTGGGTTATGCGGTCGCGCCGTTCCTGCTCATCCAGGGCGGGCAGCTGTCGACCAATGTCGTCGATATCGCGCTGTGGGTGGTGATCAGCTGGCTGATCGTGCGCTGGGTGCGGACCCGCCGCGATGTGCTGCTGCTGTGGGCGGGCGCGGTGACCGCGCTGGATATGCAGGTGAAATGGCTGATCCCGTTCTTCTGGGTCGCGCTCGCCGTCGGTGTGCTGGCCTTCGGCCCGCGGGAGTTGCTGCGCCGCCCCGCGCTGTGGTGGGGTGCGGCGTTGGTGGTGGTGACCATGGTGCCGAGCCTGATCTGGCAGGCCGGGCACGGGTGGCCGCAGCTGGCCATGGGGGCACAGGTGTCCGCCGAGATGGGCGGGGACGGCGGCCGCCTGCTCTTCGTTCCGATGGCCCTGTACGCGGCCGGGGGCTGGGGCCTGCTGCTGCTCTGCGTGGGCCTGTGGGCGCTGTTGCGTGCGGAAGCCTTGCGGCCCTACCGTTTTCTGGGTGTGGTGCCGCTGGTGCTGATGGTCGCGTTCGTGGTGACCAACGGTCGTCCCTACTACGTGATGGGCTGCTATCCGGTGGTAATGGCGGCGGGCGCGGTGTGGTGGGCGCGCGCGGTGATGCCGCGGTGGCGCATGATCGTCGCGGTGGTCACGATCGCCTCGTCGGTGCCGTTCGTGGTGCTGGGCCTGCCGGTGACGCCGGAGCAGGACCTGAAACCCGCTGCCAGCGAACCGGATTCGGCCGCGATGTTCGTCAACGGCAAATTCGGCTGGTCGGACCTGGCGCAGGGCGCCGCGGCGGCCTACGCGGCCCTGCCCGAGGCCCGGCGCGCCCACGCCGTGATCGTCACCAACTCCTATTGGCAGGCGGCAGCACTCGACAACGACCGCGACCGATACGGACTACCGGCCGTGTACAGCCCCAACCGCGGCTTCGGCTACTTCGGCGCCCCGCCCGACTCGGCCATCACCGTGCTGTGGGTGGGCGGCAGGGAATCCGACCTGCGCTCCCGCTTCGCCACGGTGACCCCCATCGGCCGCGTGGACGCCCGCCTCGGCTATCCGGGCGTGACCCGCGACGTGACCATCTGGCGCTGCGACGACCCGCGTCGGCCGTGGTCGCAGGCGTGGGCGGGGATGCGGCGGTTGTAG
- a CDS encoding peptidylprolyl isomerase, protein MGLVAAGAALAIAAAGRAFAVPLPLHTEAPGCMAASDEKPNGKQFPSEPAMTIDPAAAYATKLQTNCGTIDIALDAAHAPRTVNSFEFLSGQQYFDHTPCHRLTTQGLFVLQCGDPTGTGTGGPGYQFPDENLAGATYPTGTVAMANAGPNTNGSQFFLVYSDSKLPPNYTPFGHITGGLSVLQNIATGGVKDGGPDGAPATPVTLESVTTARN, encoded by the coding sequence ATGGGTCTGGTGGCCGCGGGCGCGGCGCTGGCCATCGCGGCGGCGGGGCGGGCCTTCGCGGTGCCGCTGCCGCTGCACACCGAGGCCCCCGGGTGCATGGCCGCCTCCGACGAGAAGCCCAACGGCAAGCAGTTCCCGAGCGAACCGGCCATGACCATCGATCCGGCCGCCGCCTATGCTACGAAGCTGCAAACCAATTGCGGCACAATCGATATCGCCCTCGATGCCGCACATGCGCCGCGCACGGTCAATTCCTTCGAATTCCTGTCCGGGCAGCAGTATTTCGACCACACGCCCTGCCATCGCCTCACCACCCAGGGCCTGTTCGTGCTCCAGTGCGGCGACCCCACCGGCACCGGCACCGGCGGCCCCGGCTACCAGTTCCCCGACGAAAACCTCGCCGGGGCAACCTATCCCACCGGCACCGTCGCCATGGCCAACGCCGGTCCCAACACCAACGGCAGCCAATTCTTCCTGGTCTACTCCGACAGCAAGCTCCCGCCCAACTACACCCCCTTCGGCCACATCACCGGCGGCCTGAGCGTCCTGCAGAACATCGCCACCGGCGGCGTCAAGGACGGCGGCCCCGACGGAGCGCCCGCCACCCCCGTCACCCTGGAATCGGTCACCACCGCCCGCAACTGA
- a CDS encoding aminotransferase-like domain-containing protein has translation MTTELDPHTVALAVLTADLDDRTPAGIAAAVSRSIRSGALPPGTRLPTVRDMARELKVSPATVNQAWRALAAAGAIVARGRAGTFVGTPPAGSAGTPAGRYQRLHPRSDNAFRIDLSRGVPDPALLPDLTAALRVLASDGAIDRLSATYLGEAVLPELERLVRADWPWRAERFTVLDGALDAVDRLLTAHVRLGDAVVVENPCFPPFLDLLARLGARPVPVGMDESGLLPGDLAAALATYAPTAVLLQPRAQNPTGASLSARRVRELAAVLADSPAVVVEDDHCAGIAQAPPRSLGARRPDRTVHIRSYSKSHGADLRLAVAAGPGRLLDPVIERRMLGPGWTSRLLQRVLAHMLTDAEAAAAVAAARRAYRARADALRKALAGHGIALPRPDGINLWLPVADENAAMISLAAAGIKAAPGGPFEVTEHPRTDHLRVTVAAVPESGIADLAAHLAAAASAIPTYRRVRRTEQF, from the coding sequence GTGACCACCGAACTCGATCCGCACACCGTAGCCCTCGCGGTGCTCACCGCCGACCTCGACGACCGCACCCCCGCGGGCATCGCGGCCGCGGTGAGCCGGAGCATCCGCTCCGGCGCGCTGCCGCCGGGCACCCGGCTGCCGACCGTGCGGGACATGGCGCGCGAGCTGAAGGTCTCCCCCGCCACGGTGAATCAGGCGTGGCGGGCGCTGGCCGCGGCGGGCGCGATCGTGGCGCGCGGCCGGGCGGGCACCTTCGTCGGCACCCCGCCCGCCGGGTCGGCGGGTACCCCGGCCGGGCGCTATCAGCGGCTGCATCCGCGCTCGGACAACGCCTTCCGGATCGACCTCTCACGCGGGGTGCCCGATCCCGCACTGCTGCCCGATCTCACGGCCGCGCTGCGGGTGCTGGCGAGCGACGGCGCCATCGACCGCCTGTCGGCGACCTACCTCGGCGAGGCGGTGCTGCCCGAGCTGGAGCGGCTGGTTCGTGCCGACTGGCCTTGGCGCGCAGAGCGTTTCACGGTCCTGGACGGCGCGCTGGACGCCGTCGACCGGCTGCTCACCGCACATGTCCGGCTCGGCGATGCGGTGGTTGTCGAAAACCCGTGCTTCCCACCGTTTCTCGATCTGCTCGCCCGGCTGGGCGCGCGGCCGGTTCCGGTCGGCATGGACGAATCCGGGCTGCTGCCGGGCGATCTCGCCGCCGCCCTGGCCACTTACGCTCCGACCGCGGTGCTACTGCAACCGCGCGCCCAGAACCCCACCGGCGCCTCGCTGTCGGCGCGGCGCGTGCGGGAACTGGCGGCGGTATTGGCCGACAGCCCGGCCGTCGTGGTCGAGGACGATCACTGCGCGGGCATCGCCCAGGCGCCGCCGCGGTCGCTGGGCGCACGGCGGCCGGACCGCACCGTGCACATCCGGTCGTACTCCAAATCGCACGGCGCGGATCTGCGGCTGGCGGTGGCCGCGGGGCCGGGGCGCCTGCTGGATCCGGTGATCGAGCGCCGCATGCTGGGGCCGGGCTGGACCAGCCGCCTGCTGCAGCGGGTGCTGGCGCACATGCTCACCGACGCCGAGGCGGCCGCGGCCGTGGCGGCCGCCCGTCGCGCCTATCGCGCCCGCGCCGATGCGCTGCGCAAGGCGCTGGCCGGGCACGGTATCGCGCTGCCGCGACCGGACGGCATCAATCTGTGGTTGCCGGTCGCCGACGAGAATGCCGCGATGATCTCGCTGGCGGCCGCGGGCATCAAGGCCGCGCCGGGCGGGCCGTTCGAGGTCACCGAGCACCCCCGCACCGATCATCTCCGCGTGACGGTCGCGGCGGTTCCCGAATCCGGTATCGCCGATCTCGCGGCTCATCTCGCCGCGGCGGCATCGGCGATTCCGACTTATCGGCGTGTCCGCCGAACCGAGCAGTTCTGA
- a CDS encoding nitrilase-related carbon-nitrogen hydrolase, which translates to MANVRAALVQTNWTGDKESMIKAHEDYARQAAAQGARVICFQELFYGPYFCQLQDAKFYDYAESVPGPTTERFAALARELGMVIVLPVYEQEQPGLLYNTAAVIDADGSYLGKYRKHHIPHVSGFWEKFYFRPGNLGWPVFDTAVGRIGVYICYDRHFPEGWRALGLAGAEIVFNPSATSRGLSGYLWKLEQPASAVANEYYIGAINRVGVESDYGDDDFYGTSYFVDPEGKFVGDVASDTAPELVVRDLDMDLIKVVRDRWAFYRDRRPDAYGPLVQP; encoded by the coding sequence ATGGCGAACGTTCGAGCCGCCCTAGTCCAGACGAACTGGACCGGCGACAAAGAGTCCATGATCAAGGCCCACGAGGACTACGCGCGGCAGGCCGCCGCGCAGGGTGCGCGGGTGATCTGTTTCCAGGAGTTGTTCTACGGGCCGTACTTCTGTCAGCTGCAGGACGCGAAGTTCTACGACTACGCCGAGTCGGTGCCCGGTCCCACCACCGAGCGCTTCGCGGCGCTGGCCAGGGAACTCGGCATGGTGATCGTGCTGCCGGTGTACGAGCAGGAGCAGCCCGGCCTGCTCTACAACACCGCCGCGGTGATCGACGCCGACGGCAGCTACCTCGGCAAGTACCGCAAGCATCACATCCCGCACGTGAGCGGGTTCTGGGAGAAGTTCTACTTCCGGCCCGGCAATCTCGGCTGGCCGGTGTTCGACACCGCGGTCGGCCGGATCGGCGTCTACATCTGCTACGACCGGCACTTCCCCGAGGGCTGGCGGGCGCTGGGCCTGGCGGGAGCGGAGATCGTGTTCAACCCGTCGGCCACCTCGCGCGGCCTGTCGGGGTATCTGTGGAAGCTCGAGCAGCCGGCGTCCGCGGTGGCCAACGAGTACTACATCGGCGCCATCAACCGGGTCGGCGTGGAGAGCGACTACGGCGACGACGACTTCTACGGCACCAGCTATTTCGTCGATCCGGAGGGCAAATTCGTCGGCGACGTGGCCTCCGACACCGCCCCGGAACTGGTCGTCCGCGACCTCGACATGGACCTGATCAAGGTGGTGCGCGACCGCTGGGCCTTCTACCGCGACCGGCGCCCCGACGCCTACGGACCGCTGGTGCAGCCCTGA
- the hydA gene encoding dihydropyrimidinase produces MARTLIRGGTVVSATGSQLLDVLIDGETIAAVVQPGSTALGVDLAAAADVVIDATGKYVIPGGVDGHTHMQMPFGGTEASDTFETGTRAAAFGGTTTIVDFVVQTPGVRLQDALASWHDKASGRCAIDYGFHQIIGEVTDESLKGMAELVSEGVTSFKLFMAYPGVFYSDDGKILRAMQTGAELGALLMMHAENGIAIDVLVAQALRRGETAPYYHGVTRPWQLEEEATHRAIMLAQVTGAPLYIVHVSAKQALEQIAQARGNGHNVFGETCPQYLYLSLEEQLGAPGFEGAKWVCSTPLRARAEGHQDELWRYLRTGDVTTVATDHCPFCMKDQKERGIGDFSKIPNGIGGVEHRMDLMFQGVRDGRLALERWVDVCCTTPARMFGMYPRKGVISPGADADIVVYDPNGHTSIGVGKTHHMNMDYSAYEGFEIDGHVDTVLSRGRVVVDDDRYVGSAGHGRFVRRALSQNLI; encoded by the coding sequence ATGGCCCGCACCCTCATCCGTGGCGGAACGGTGGTGTCCGCCACGGGATCTCAGCTTCTCGACGTGTTGATCGACGGCGAGACCATCGCCGCCGTCGTGCAGCCCGGCAGCACCGCCCTGGGCGTCGATCTCGCCGCGGCCGCCGATGTGGTCATCGACGCCACCGGCAAGTATGTGATTCCCGGTGGCGTGGACGGGCATACCCACATGCAGATGCCCTTCGGCGGCACCGAGGCGTCGGACACCTTCGAAACCGGCACGCGCGCAGCGGCATTCGGCGGCACGACCACCATCGTCGACTTCGTGGTGCAGACGCCGGGCGTGCGGTTGCAGGACGCGCTGGCGAGCTGGCACGACAAGGCGTCGGGCCGGTGCGCGATCGACTACGGTTTCCATCAGATCATCGGCGAGGTCACCGACGAATCCCTGAAGGGCATGGCCGAACTGGTGTCCGAGGGCGTGACCAGCTTCAAGCTGTTCATGGCCTATCCGGGCGTGTTCTACTCCGACGACGGCAAGATCCTGCGCGCCATGCAGACCGGCGCCGAACTCGGCGCGCTGCTGATGATGCACGCGGAGAACGGCATTGCCATCGACGTGCTCGTCGCGCAGGCGCTGCGGCGCGGCGAGACCGCGCCGTACTACCACGGCGTCACGCGGCCCTGGCAGCTGGAGGAGGAGGCCACCCACCGGGCGATCATGCTCGCCCAGGTCACCGGCGCCCCGCTCTACATCGTGCACGTATCGGCCAAGCAGGCGCTGGAGCAGATCGCGCAGGCACGGGGCAACGGGCACAACGTGTTCGGCGAGACCTGCCCGCAGTATCTGTACCTGTCGCTCGAAGAGCAGTTGGGCGCACCGGGTTTCGAGGGCGCGAAGTGGGTGTGCTCCACGCCGCTGCGCGCCCGCGCCGAGGGGCATCAGGACGAGCTGTGGCGCTACCTGCGCACCGGCGACGTGACCACCGTGGCCACCGATCACTGCCCGTTCTGCATGAAGGACCAGAAGGAGCGGGGCATCGGCGATTTCAGCAAGATTCCCAACGGAATCGGCGGCGTCGAGCATCGGATGGACCTGATGTTCCAGGGCGTGCGCGACGGTCGTCTCGCGCTGGAACGCTGGGTGGACGTCTGCTGCACCACGCCCGCGCGGATGTTCGGCATGTATCCGCGCAAGGGCGTGATCAGCCCGGGCGCCGACGCCGACATCGTGGTGTACGACCCCAACGGGCACACCAGCATCGGGGTCGGCAAGACCCATCACATGAACATGGACTATTCGGCGTACGAGGGTTTCGAGATCGACGGGCACGTCGATACGGTGCTGTCGCGCGGCCGGGTGGTCGTCGACGACGACCGGTATGTCGGCAGCGCCGGACACGGACGATTCGTCCGGCGCGCGTTGTCGCAGAACCTCATCTGA
- a CDS encoding TIGR03842 family LLM class F420-dependent oxidoreductase — MDIGVVLQCTPPASRVVELARLAETYGFSHVWTFDSHLLWQEPYVIYSQILAATRKVVVGPMVTNPATRDWTVTASTFATLNEMFGNRTVCGIGRGDSALRTLGSRPSDLAALRESVGVIRELGNGRSARIGDRVIRFPWAHASRLPVWVAGYGPKALDLTGEVADGFILQLADPDIVAWTVARVRAAAERAGRDPDEVTICVAAPAYITDGSAAALKHAREQCRWFGGMVGNHVADIVAKYGAGSEVPAALTDYIAGRTGYDYNQHGRAGNTHADFVPDAIVDRFCLLGTPGEQVARLRELRGLGVDQFAVYLQHDAKTATLDAYGESVIPHLAGPVTATASAEGQR; from the coding sequence ATGGACATCGGTGTGGTGCTGCAATGCACCCCGCCCGCCTCGCGCGTGGTGGAATTGGCGAGATTGGCCGAGACGTACGGATTCTCGCATGTCTGGACGTTCGACTCGCACCTGCTGTGGCAGGAGCCGTACGTCATCTACAGCCAGATCCTCGCCGCGACAAGGAAGGTCGTGGTGGGGCCGATGGTCACCAACCCCGCGACCCGGGACTGGACGGTGACCGCGTCGACCTTCGCGACGCTCAACGAGATGTTCGGCAATCGCACGGTGTGCGGGATCGGCCGGGGCGATTCGGCGCTGCGGACCCTCGGGTCGCGGCCGTCGGATCTGGCCGCGCTGCGCGAATCCGTCGGTGTGATCCGGGAATTGGGCAATGGCCGGTCCGCGCGCATCGGCGACCGGGTGATCCGGTTCCCGTGGGCGCACGCGTCCCGGCTGCCGGTGTGGGTGGCCGGGTACGGGCCCAAGGCGCTGGATCTGACCGGCGAGGTCGCCGACGGATTCATTCTGCAACTGGCGGATCCGGATATCGTCGCGTGGACGGTGGCCCGGGTGCGCGCGGCCGCCGAACGCGCCGGTCGCGATCCGGACGAGGTGACCATCTGCGTGGCCGCCCCGGCCTACATCACCGACGGGTCGGCGGCCGCCCTGAAACACGCTCGCGAGCAGTGCCGCTGGTTCGGCGGCATGGTCGGCAACCACGTCGCCGACATCGTCGCGAAATACGGTGCGGGCAGCGAGGTTCCGGCCGCGCTGACCGACTACATCGCCGGGCGCACCGGCTACGACTACAACCAGCACGGCCGCGCGGGCAATACGCACGCCGACTTCGTGCCCGACGCGATCGTGGACCGCTTCTGCCTGCTCGGCACCCCCGGGGAGCAGGTGGCGCGGCTGCGGGAACTGCGGGGGCTCGGCGTCGATCAGTTCGCGGTCTACCTGCAGCACGACGCGAAGACCGCCACGCTCGACGCCTACGGCGAGTCGGTCATCCCGCACCTGGCGGGGCCCGTCACGGCCACCGCGAGCGCCGAAGGACAACGATGA
- a CDS encoding aspartate aminotransferase family protein, translating to MDHVFYPWSAQAAVNPVPITGASGSWFWDATGKRYLDFSSQLVNVNIGHQHPDVVAAIVAQANTLTTISPTVGNEVRSELARLIVERAPGALNRVLFTTGGAEAVEHAVRLARSYTGRTKMLSAYRSYHGGTGTAIGLTGEPRRWGAEPTNVDVIRFFGPYPYRSAWDTGSPEEETAAALRHLRQVIELEGPQHIAGLILETVVGTNGVLVPPPGYLAGVRALCDEFGIVYIADEVMAGFGRVGEWFAVQAFDVAPDLITFAKGVNSGYVPLGGVLIAEPIAARYDHTVYPGGLTYAGHPLACAAGVASIQAFEREGILEHVRTAGADVLGKGLHDLATRHPSVGEARGLGFFWALELVRDRATREPLVPFAAAGPAAEPMAAVVAAAKDRGLWPFPAGNRLQLAPPLTTSADELRQGLEILEEVLTVADAYVASS from the coding sequence ATGGACCATGTCTTCTATCCGTGGAGCGCGCAGGCGGCGGTGAATCCGGTCCCGATCACGGGCGCGTCCGGCTCGTGGTTCTGGGACGCCACCGGCAAACGCTACCTGGACTTCTCGTCCCAGCTGGTCAACGTGAACATCGGTCACCAGCATCCGGATGTGGTGGCCGCCATTGTGGCCCAGGCGAATACGCTCACCACCATCTCCCCGACCGTCGGCAACGAGGTGCGCAGCGAGCTGGCCCGCCTGATCGTGGAGCGCGCCCCGGGCGCGCTGAACCGGGTGCTGTTCACCACCGGCGGCGCGGAGGCCGTCGAACACGCGGTACGCCTGGCGCGCAGCTACACCGGGCGCACCAAGATGCTGTCGGCCTACCGCTCGTATCACGGCGGCACCGGCACCGCCATCGGCCTCACCGGTGAGCCGCGGCGCTGGGGCGCCGAGCCCACCAATGTGGACGTGATCCGGTTCTTCGGGCCGTATCCGTACCGATCCGCCTGGGACACGGGCAGTCCCGAGGAGGAGACGGCGGCCGCGCTGCGGCACCTGCGGCAGGTGATCGAACTCGAAGGGCCGCAACACATTGCGGGCCTGATCCTGGAAACGGTGGTGGGCACCAACGGTGTTCTGGTGCCGCCGCCCGGTTATCTGGCCGGGGTGCGGGCGCTGTGCGACGAGTTCGGCATCGTCTACATCGCCGACGAGGTGATGGCCGGATTCGGCCGGGTCGGCGAGTGGTTCGCCGTGCAGGCGTTCGACGTGGCGCCGGACCTGATCACCTTCGCCAAGGGCGTGAACTCCGGATACGTGCCGCTCGGCGGCGTTCTCATCGCCGAGCCGATCGCCGCCCGCTACGACCACACCGTGTACCCGGGCGGGCTCACCTACGCCGGGCACCCGCTGGCCTGCGCGGCCGGGGTGGCCTCCATCCAGGCGTTCGAACGGGAGGGCATTCTCGAGCACGTCCGCACCGCGGGCGCCGATGTGCTGGGAAAGGGCCTGCACGACTTGGCAACCCGGCATCCGTCGGTCGGCGAGGCGCGCGGTCTCGGCTTCTTCTGGGCGCTGGAACTGGTCCGCGACCGCGCCACCCGGGAGCCGCTGGTGCCGTTCGCGGCCGCCGGACCCGCGGCCGAACCGATGGCGGCGGTGGTCGCGGCGGCCAAGGACCGTGGCCTGTGGCCGTTCCCGGCGGGCAACCGGCTCCAGCTCGCCCCGCCGCTGACGACCTCGGCCGACGAACTGCGCCAGGGCCTGGAGATCCTGGAGGAGGTGCTCACCGTCGCCGACGCCTACGTCGCTTCGAGCTGA